atttctacaaaatcatataaaaataaaaaaaacacaacACTGGGGATCCTATCTAGCTTCCACAAGCTAGATAAGAGTAGTAAGGCTCATTAGGTCCATAACAGAAGATTAACTCAACAATTATTAACAGATtagattcaatatttttttaaaacttaAATCAACATCTACGAAgattagattcaacattttataaaacattgatcaacattttgaagaaaaatatcATGTTCAACATTTCTTGCAACCTAGTTCAACATATTGAAAAACTGCTGCTTCTTCATCAGCAGTGGGAATATCGGCGGTAGCGTGCGAGGAGGGGCGGTGGGGGCGCAGCCGCTTGGGCGGGATGGGCAGCAGCGACGGCGACCGCTAGTAGACGCTGGGCAACGGGGGCACGCGGAGGTCACGCCAAGCGGCAGCGCACGGCCTGGCAGGCGCACGTGGGGGCGACGTGCAGCTAGcgaaggcggcagcggcggggcatGCAGAGAGCAAGGTGATGGCGACGGACGCACGTGGCAGGGCATGCGGAGAAGGAGCGTCAGCGACGGTAGCGCGTGGCACGTGTGGCGAGCAGGCACGGGATGAGCTGGTCGGCGATGGCAGCTTGACCGGGAAAGAGATTTAGGGAGCGTTTAGAtatcaggggctaaactttattcctgtcacatcagatgtttggatgctaattaggagaagtaaacatgagctaattacaaaactaatagtagaacccctaggctaaatcacgagacgaatctattaagcataattaatctatcattagcaaatggttactgtagcaccacattgtcaaatcataaactaattaggcttaatagattcatctcgcgatttagcctagggattgtgcaattagttttgtaattagcctatgtttaatacttctaagtagtatcaaacatccgatgtgacacggactaaagtttagcccttgtctcccaaacacctcGGAAAAGGTAGGCGCATCCGACGAATGGGAGTGGAAATACGAATGGGCTTCCGGAAACTGTATAAGATCCCTAACCAAACACACCTACGATGTCCTCGATTTcgccgacttttttgttttttagccctttttgcgaaagattctcacaaataggcccctggcagaaccaattccaaaaatggacccttagcttggcgccatccacgctggcgccaagctataacgtctcggcgccagccatcctggcgccaaggtctatacatagctgctgacgcggaatccgacgtggcgggggcttggcgccatccatgatggcgccaagccttggcgccatggatcttggcgccaagcttggcgccgtagatcttggcgccgagctatctacACCGTCCTTCCACGCATTTCGAactaaacaagtataattattccgagaagtatgcaacaaactaagctgtggttcaactggttaggaggAGGGCTTCTTATCCTGAAGACCTGAGTTCAAATCCCACTATTGCAccattttttctacattttatttttttctctgttCTAAAGGTAAACATGCACCAGTTCAACACTGGGGTTAAGCTCGGCGCCAGCGTCcttccacatttttttttgagagacgAGATAAAATGGGGCTTTTTTAGCCTTTGACCGCCATGCGAAACGTGTACaacagagaaaaaaataaaacagagAAAAAACATACAATAGTGGGATTCAAACTCAGGTCTCGAGGATAAGAAGCCCacctcctaaccagttgaaccatAGCTTAGTTTGTTGCAAActtctcggaataattatacttgttcaGTTGGAAACGCGCAGGGGTACGGggtagatagctcggcgccaagatctacggcaccaagcttggcgccaagatccatggcgccaaggcttggcgccatcatggatggcgccaagcccccgccacgtcggattccgcgtcagcagctatgtatagaccttggcgccaggatggctggcgccgagacgttatagcttggcgccagcgtggatggcgccaagctaagggtccatttttggaattggttccgccaagagcctatttgtgagaatcatTCGCAAAAAggactaaaaaataaaaaagtcggtCGATTTCGATACTATCTTTTGCTTAATTTTGTGGTCCACGTAGCAATAACTCACTAGGCCCAGCCCAATTTGGAACCTCTTGGACCTTCTGTCATCGGGCCGGGCACCTTCCTGACACGCCCCTAGGTCAAGTCAGTCATTTACTTCGCACACTCTGCAAGCCCATATCTCTCAAAGCAAAATTCCTGGGCCCACGTCACCTTTGCTACCTTCGTTGACCAATAGCTACCTAGTTTCTCTGAAATTTCACGAATTTGGACCTTGAACTTACTCCATTCTTATTTAAAGACGTATACCACATATCAAAATTTAAACTTTACAATCTTTAATTAATAATTTAACTATTGAATTTTAGATTTATAACTAAACTTTGGTTGGATTCGTACTCAAATATATTCGACAATGATTTATAACCATAGTGCTATAGTGGTAGACTAGTGGGATAACATGTTTATCAACAATGAAGCTCTAAAATAGTTTATAAGTCTACttgtatatgcatgcatgcaaggggATATGTGTTGAGCCCATATATGTTCGACTTTGTGCATGCTTTTAGTATTAAAAAATTCTTCCAGGTTTCACCTAAAACAGTACACATTTTAGTTCAtaacaagattttttttctagcgGAAATCCTTGATTCTTCAGTTATTATTTGTTACAATACATAATATACTACACCATCCTATTATTTACTTTCAGCTTCTTAGTTTTTTACCGTGATGCATGGCCACCTCTATATCATATCCAGTGCCATGCATCCTTGTTTTACTTTCACACACGCTAATAAGCTATGCATATACCTTGATGCATGGTCCGACCAATTTCAGTGGGTTTTATTCAAAGGTATTCCCAAGCTCTTCCACCTATGATGCGGTAAAGTGGTGGTAGACTAGTAGGATAACATGTTCGTTGACAGTGAAGCACTTGGATAGCTTATAGGTTTAGTATGCGCATGCAAATGGAGTATTTGTTGCGACGAGCCTATAAGTGCCGTGTGAGTCTTTCTAAAACTGCAGATAACCCTCCCTATTATTTGGATATTCTCAATCCGGTCCAAACCCTTCACTTTTGCACTTGTAACCCTGAACCTTGTCTTTTCTCGAAGACTATTTCCTGTGTCTTGAGAACTTGTCTACCTACCTCTTCACATATATGATCAATTACATATGAACCTTGAATCAATCGGCTTGCATTGTTTTTATTTCAATGTGATGCAAATTTATTCATATCCGGGAATAAATGATGCGGCTCAAATCATGTTATCATCGGAATATTATGTTATGTTTATTGGATAAGGCGAGTGTGAGGATTTTTTCCATTTGGACACGATTTGAACCTCGACGGTGGCGCCTTCCATTTCTGGTTGGTGCTTTCAAGCACTGGATGTGAATGGCTGCCTCTGGTAGTTGTGTGCAAAGTGGGGCTGATGGAATGGAATTTATAAGCAATGCAAGTGTCGTAGTCCTTACAAAGAGAACAAGTACTACAGCCTCCAGGAGCGCAATAAAATGCATCAATATTTAATTTTATGTACTGCACGTAAACTGGTAAAAAGATTTACGAATCTCAGGAAGGATGGAACCAACTTTAGCAAAGCAGTCGAAATGGAGTAGATTAGACCTGAGCAAATGAATCCCAGTCCAGTCCGGCCCGGGCCGAGCCCACCAGGCTAAGCTCAGCCCGATCTCCATAGGGCTGGGCGTGGTGCTGATTTTTTGCCAAATAATGGACGGCCTCAGTCTAGCATGATTATTTATTTCAATTATTATTACACGTAAAAATAGTGGGCGGCTTGACCAGAGCCCAAGCCGAAAATTGTGGCCCGATGCCTCTCGTGGGCGGGCATGTGCGTGATTTTTCAGTCTGAAACAAACTGGATTTGGATTTTGTCTCAGTTAAAATTGGCACATATGGCCAAACCGGGCTGAGCGGGTTGATTAAACAGATTAGACTGGTTTGGGtaaattttgtaaaaaaaaatacaaattggACTTCGGCATTGCATAGATTCCGTCGAGATAATCAAAATGCATTTTGTAGAATGTCGAACAATTTGGAGTGAGGGAGTTATGACTTTGCAAAGATCTTCTATCCGAAATTGCGAAGCATTTAATTGATAAAGAGGATATGTAGATCCGGTTCCTATTATTTGAAAGTCGGCTATTAAAAATTCAGCTAATATTAATGTTGGTGATGAATTAATAACTGATCCTTGTACAAATACGGCAACAATGGTATTATTTGTTAAGATCCAATTATATTCAGCTATCTCAAACGGAGAATGTGTTGATACAAAATCCTCAAGTATGAGTATTGAAGCAGTATCTAGTTATTCCATGCTCGGGGCCAACCTGCCTTTTGGAGACAGAgccatcttttttattttttgatccttttttgaaagattctcacaaatacgcccctggcggaaccatttcaaaatttGGACCCTTAgtttggcgccatccacgctggtgccaagcttacacgtctcgggcGCTAGCCATCCTAGCGCCCAAGGCCCATACgtagctgctgacgcggatgccgatgTGGCCGGGNNNNNNNNNNNNNNNNNNNNNNNNNNNNNNNNNNNNNNNNNNNNNNNNNNNNNNNNNNNNNNNNNNNNNNNNNNNNNNNNNNNNNNNNNNNNNNNNNNNNCATCTTAGCGCAGAGCGATTTACCGTACCTCTTCCCCATTTTCGACCGAaaccaagtataattattccaaggagtgtgcaacaaactatgttgcggttcaactggttaggacgtGGGCTTCTTATCTCAGAgacatccgcgtcagcagctgcgcatggaccttggcgctAGGATGGCTGgtgccgagacgtgtaagcttggcactagcgtggatggcgccaagctaagggtccagattttCAAATGGTTCCGCCAGaagcgtatttgtgagaatctttcaaaaaagggtaaaaaaaaaagagacagaGGGCCAGAGGGGATGGATGTCCTTGATTTCGATACAGTGTCTTTTGCTTAATTTTGTGGCCCACATAGCAATAGGCCCACTCACCAAGCCCAGCCCAATTTGGAACCTCTTGGACCTGTCCTCTGGCGGTCGGGCCAGGCGCCTTCCCCCCTGCTGGAAAGAAGACGACCTTGTTGCGTCTTGAAGGTCTAGGCAAGGATGATGCATATATAATCACTAGGCTTTATAGCTTAAGTTTTGCATAAAAGTAGAAATAATATTACTAACAAGAACGTTATTTTACGAATTCCGAATGATTGAAAAATTGAACACAATTTCCGGGATCATTAAGCTATCTATTTAGTAGACAAGAACGTGCCCATATAGTATTTTTAACACTAACAGAAACATTACCCATCAGTAAGGAGAAAGCATGCGAATATCTTATATGAACCGATTGATTTCAGCCAGCCCATGGTTTTATTGAAAGATATTTTTAGGCTCTGCCACAACTGCATGTGCCATGGTGGTAATAGACTAGTAGGATAACATAATATAACATGTTCCTTGACAATAAATCATTAAGATAGTTTATAAGTCTACCAGTACATGCGTGAAAGGGGATATGTGTTGAGACTATATGTGTTCAAGTTTATGTATATGTTTTTTAGGTTTAAAGAAATTCTTCCAGATTTCACCTAAAACACGTCGTAATTCATAAgaagatatttttaaaaaaatttgcaaGCATAAATCCTTAACTATTCACTTATTATCTGTTATTACAATACATAATATACTACACCATTCCATTATTTGCTTTCAACTTCTTAGTTTTTACCTTGATGCATGGGCACCTGTACCATAACCATAACCAGTGCCATGCATACTTGTTTTACTTTTACACAAGCTATGCACCTTGATGCATGGTCCGACCGATTTTAGTGGGTTTTATTCAAAGGTATCCTTATGCTCTTCCACGCATGATGCGTCAAAGTGGTGGTAGAATAGTAGGATAACATATTCCTGTGAAGTACTTGGATAGTTTATAGGTTTAGCATGCGCATGCAAATGGAGTACGATGTTGCTACAAGCTTAGGAGTATGAGTGTAGTGTGAGTTTGTGCGTGCTTTtaggttgattttttttccttttaggcTTCACCTAATAAAACACATAATAAGAagatattttataaatatttttgcaagctaaaatcttgattttttcagTTTTTATTTGTTAAAGTACATATAATATAATAAACCATTCCCCTATTTGCTTTCAGCTTTTTAGTTTCTACCTTGATGCATGTATGGGCACCTGTATCATAACCAGTGCCATGCATATATGCTTGTTTTACTTTTACACAAGCTATGCATATACCTTGAATCCTTGATGCATGATCCGAATGATTTCAGTGGGTTTTGTTCAAAAGTATCCCTAGGCTCTTCCAATGCATGATGCACCAAAGTGGTGGTAGACTAGTAGGATAACAGCATGTTTCTCGACAGTGAAGCACTTGGATAGCTTATAGGTTTAGTATGCGCATGCAAAAGGATCGGAGTACGTGTTGCGACGAGGCTTAGTGTGTAGAGTGAGTTTGTGCGTGCTTTTAGgttgatttttctttctttcaggtTTCACCTGAAACACACAATAAGAAgataatttatatatatttttgcaagcTGAAATCCTTGTTTCTTCGGCTATTATTTGTCGTTACAGTACATAATACACTACACCATCCCATTTTTATTTGCTTTAAGCTTCTTTCTTAGTTtctaccacatgatgcatggcACCTGCATCATACACCAGTGCCATGCATGCTTGTTTTTTACTTTTACAAGCCATGCATATACcacacatacatatatataagaACGTACATGATTTCACACACACTTGCTGAGAAACAGGGGCAAGCACACTCACACAGGATCGATCGACAACATATAGCTGCATCATACTTGGGAATTAGGATGATCGGATTAGGAGTTGACGACCCTGCAGGTGTGCCTGATCTCGCCGTCGTCGCCTTCCTTGAGGTTGATCTGCCCCATCTTGAGCATCCCCTGCTGGAACGCGTAGAAGAAGTAGTCCGGGTTCATGGCGAACATGCTGACCATCTCCTTGGTCTCGGGCGACTCGAACAGCGTCTGGTCGGAGCTCAGGAGCCCCCGCTTCGAGGTGAGCTCCCGGTAGTAGACGGCGTCGAAGCGCGTGCTGGTCCGGTCGAACGGCGCCTTGCCGGAGTCGCCGCCCTTGCAGACGGAGCCCAGCGACGAGGCCAGCGTCGCGTCCAGCGTCTCCGTCTCGTCCTTGATCCGGTTCTTGAAGTTGGCGCAGTGCGCGATGCCCAGCGTGTGGCCGCCGGAGAGCGCCACCATGTCGTGGACGTCGAGGCCGACCTTGTCGAAGATTTGGATGAGCACCGTGACGTTCTtgatcggcggcggcagcgtcagGAAGGTGTCGGAGGCGACGGAGCGGGAACCGTCGCGGCGGCCCAGGGGCACGCCGTAGTAGGGCCCGCGCGCCATGAACACAGcgtcgcgggcggcgagcgccaggacgtcggcgcaggagacgacgcCGGGGCACTGCTCCTCCAGGGCCTCCTTGATGCTGTCGATCACCTCGAAGCCGCGCAGGCTCTTGTTCGCCGGCGCGTCCTTCTCCGCCGTGTTGTCGTCCGTCGAGTCCAGTAGCACCGACGCGTCGCAGCCCTGCACGTACGTGTCAGTGtcagtgtgcgtgcgtgtggtCAAGTGCATGAAGGAGAAGAGAGGATCGATCGTAACAATCCACCACCTgcacgaagcagtcgtggaagtggAGCCTGAGGATGCTGCCGGCGAGGGTGGGGTCCTTCATGAGAGCCTGGCCGACGACGTTGCGGACGATGTACTCCGCGTACGGGCAGCTCATGCCGTAGTAGTCCATGCTGAGCTCGGCGGCGCCGTGCCCGGCGAGGATGGCGGCCACCTGCACGAGGATCAGGAGCCTGACAAAGCTCTTCATCTGGGCGCCCATCTTCAGCTAGGTGTTTCACCTCGATCAATCGAGcgaccagaggaagaagaagatgagtgAGTGAGCACTTGCTGCTTGGGGAGTGCACCGGGAGCAGCTATTTATAACGCGCCAATGCAGCAGGACTGCCGACTGCTTGAATTGTATATTTCTGTATTTTTGAATCGTATACGCAACGTGGTGTATACACCCACGCACGCACAAATATAATCTAACATGTACTGGTGTGTGTCAACTGTCAAGTAGTGCTATAGTGCAGTACATGGATGAATCCAAAAGGCCGGTCGGCACAGACATGCATGGCCACTAGCTAGGAGATCCATGATCTTGCCAAGAATGGCCTACTTCTTCTTCGTGGAGTCAAAAAGAACTGCAGATCACTCGCCACCAGTCGCCACTCGCCACTTCGCCACCACCACAGTGCCCTATAGCTAGCGTCATGCAACTGAAACAttcttaattttcttttcttcacgggGGAAACCCATTCGCTACGCTGCCAGATCGAGTGCCAGGCAGTCAGGACACGAGATGAACAATTGCATGCCGTCCCAGATATTAACGGTGATGCGTCTATATGCATCAATGCATGCGTGCCAAACCCTGGGACAATACAAAATTatctgaactttttttttttgctagaacATGGCGCGTAAAATTATCTGAACTTTTTGCCTGAACACGGTGCGTGGGAATGCGTGATTGGGTTGCTGTCAGGAGTCCTGACGAGATGGATCGTTGTGggcaggccggccggcgcaTCTGCGGCTGATCGATCTCCATGAGCCCATGATCGACCACCCTCCTGCCGTCGCCATCGGTAGCCTGAGTGGGTCACTCTCCATTCCCCTTTCCTCCTTTCCAAACGAAAGCACACGCACGCCGCCATGACAGTTCAGTACCAGTCAGATACGTATATCTGAATACCTGCAGTGCCTGGCGGCTACCACGTACGTCTAGTGCAGGTGCCATGAATGGGAGAAGAAGGGTGTAGCGAAGACGGCGACAAGCCGCCCTGCCAATGGCGGCACCGAGTGACACACCACCATGAGCTCGAtcggagttgacatggcctcgTGTTCACCGCACGCGCGTGCTTCCAGTTCCTGAACCTGCGCCTGCGTCACGCAGCATTGCTCCGATTTGTATATACGTTTAATTCCTACAAGACTACAGCACCAGAGAGAGATCGAGCTGCAGTGGAGCAAGATAAGCT
The genomic region above belongs to Setaria italica strain Yugu1 chromosome VI, Setaria_italica_v2.0, whole genome shotgun sequence and contains:
- the LOC101761528 gene encoding peroxidase 47, whose protein sequence is MGAQMKSFVRLLILVQVAAILAGHGAAELSMDYYGMSCPYAEYIVRNVVGQALMKDPTLAGSILRLHFHDCFVQGCDASVLLDSTDDNTAEKDAPANKSLRGFEVIDSIKEALEEQCPGVVSCADVLALAARDAVFMARGPYYGVPLGRRDGSRSVASDTFLTLPPPIKNVTVLIQIFDKVGLDVHDMVALSGGHTLGIAHCANFKNRIKDETETLDATLASSLGSVCKGGDSGKAPFDRTSTRFDAVYYRELTSKRGLLSSDQTLFESPETKEMVSMFAMNPDYFFYAFQQGMLKMGQINLKEGDDGEIRHTCRVVNS